A genomic stretch from Coffea arabica cultivar ET-39 chromosome 10c, Coffea Arabica ET-39 HiFi, whole genome shotgun sequence includes:
- the LOC113714421 gene encoding probable serine/threonine protein kinase IRE4 isoform X1: protein MAAEPSRNSLTETGIPTGLNRIKTRRVASSKDKERRSSTTEDSEKLNADSPGSLRPYVKQKFGALVKGRVRINSPREGLKTKRRARWFTSHLSKDSDQVADDVPQQLECNDSQTGQVRTMMKHTTAKQSALEVTSNHKMHKGLKSFSHELGPKGGIPSVQPRARSFNDMKELLRSLHSRFDAAKEVVNTELDCFSKELMEILQDDSLSQEGHRMAEQLLILAQECTEMAASKFRTKCEEIVQDLTAKRQQCQAGLLKWLLTRMLFILTRCTRLLHFEKDAEPVDGKSLHKFQECLKSIPSIEVNWFVNQEMAGSESDYAINLKNDSKRNLQKRNHAYTLFRPSQHRFEAAVQQVDAMFPKDFTSIGQNLPSETSRVLPNVQEVDELGGRFSEKSTNRASINVSKEQENYMEDSNLVICRICEELVPITHLESHSYICAYADKCYLNSLDVNERLIRLAELLEQLVESRNLSIQATDESPEYSRMQLADSAVASEVYSPKVNEFRNRGMDGMFEDIHEMDTACIEDSQIASFINSKGYWGSKLNLYGPPSSTGSMTSASSTNTPRAGSFDLFWLDHNNPSELEDVKQMADLADIARCVAGTDLSDEGSNEFLLACMEDLQDVLQQSKLRALVVDTFGGRIENLLREKFLLACNLVDPKSDIQRPESAKMLLDNGSQSSTISTPSHPLHKERTSIDDFEIIKPISRGAFGKVYLARKRTTGDLFAIKVLKKMDMLRKNDIDRILAERNILITVRNPFVVRFFYSFTSTDHLYLVMEYLNGGDLYSLLQKVGCLEEDVARIYISELVLALEYLHSLGIVHRDLKPDNILIAHDGHIKLTDFGLSKIGLMNSTSDLSRCETKENNVSGDHGQNNPDTVDRCQRSAVGTPDYLAPEILLGTQHGYAADWWSVGIILFELITGFPPFTAELPEIIFDNILNRSIPWPSVPIEMSHEAQDLIDRFLDHDPDLRLGAKGASEVKAHPFFRGVDWDNLALQKAAFVPQPESMDDTSYFVSRYNSIGLQDDGDCSDTASDVSDLCSNSGLEKMDECGDLAEFDSSPLDLSSINFSFKNLSQLASINHDVLLQGGKDSSKCSSPSRNPEK from the exons ATGGCGGCAGAGCCGAGCCGGAACTCGTTGACGGAAACCGGAATTCCCACCGGCTTGAACCGGATTAAGACTCGGCGAGTGGCATCGTCGAAGGACAAGGAGAGGAGAAGCTCGACAACTGAAGATTCTGAGAAATTGAACGCTGACTCTCCTGGCTCCTTGCGGCCTTATGTCAAGCAGAAGTTCGGAGCTCTGGTTAAAGGACGTGTGAGAATCAACAGTCCTCGAGAAG GACTGAAAACCAAGAGAAGAGCTAGGTGGTTTACTTCACATCTCTCTAAGGATTCTGATCAAGTGGCAGATGATGTGCCCCAACAGCTGGAG TGTAATGATTCTCAAACTGGACAGGTACGCACAATGATGAAGCATACAACTGCAAAACAATCTGCATTAGAAGTCACAAGCAACCATAAAATGCACAAAGGTCTGAAAAGTTTTTCACACGAATTAGGTCCAAAAGGTGGCATCCCATCTGTGCAGCCTCGTGCTCGAAGTTTCAATGATATGAAG GAGCTGCTCAGATCATTGCATTCAAGGTTCGATGCTGCCAAAGAAGTGGTCAACACAGAGCTTGACTGTTTCTCAAAGGAGTTAATGGAGATACTGCAGGATGATTCCTTGTCGCAGGAAGGTCATAGAATGGCAGAGCAACTTCTCATTCTTGCCCAAGAATGCACTGAAATGGCCGCCTCCAAGTTTCGAACCAAATGTGAAGAGATTGTCCAAGATTTGACTGCAAAGAGGCAGCAATGTCAAGCAGGATTGTTGAAATGGTTGTTGACACGCATGCTTTTCATATTGACAAGGTGCACAAGATTGTTGCATTTTGAGAAGGATGCTGAGCCAGTTGATGGAAAATCTCTCCACAAGTTCCAAGAATGTTTGAAAAGCATTCCTTCTATTGAAGTAAATTGGTTTGTCAATCAAGAGATGGCTGGTTCTGAGTCAGATTATGCTATAAACCTTAAGAATGATTCTAAAAGAAACCTTCAGAAGAGAAATCATGCGTATACTCTCTTTCGACCTTCCCAGCACAGGTTTGAAGCAGCTGTTCAACAGGTTGATGCAATGTTTCCAAAAGATTTCACGAGCATTGGACAAAATTTACCTTCTGAGACCTCCCGTGTCCTTCCCAATGTCCAAGAAGTGGATGAATTGGGTGGCAGATTTAGTGAAAAATCAACTAACAGAGCTAGCATTAACGTGTCTAAGGAGCAGGAAAATTATATGGAGGATTCTAATCTAGTAATATGCAGGATATGTGAGGAACTCGTTCCTATTACTCATCTGGAGTCTCATTCATATATATGTGCCTATGCAGACAAATGTTATCTGAATTCTTTAGATGTAAATGAGCGTCTTATAAGACTTGCAGAGCTACTGGAACAGCTAGTAGAGTCTCGTAATCTCAGCATTCAAGCTACAGATGAGAGCCCTGAATATTCAAGGATGCAATTAGCAGATTCTGCAGTAGCATCTGAAGTTTATTCGCCTAAGGTAAATGAATTCCGGAATAGGGGGATGGATGGGATGTTTGAGGATATTCATGAGATGGACACTGCCTGTATAGAAGATTCCCAAATCGCAAGTTTTATTAACTCCAAAGGCTACTGGGGCAGCAAGCTCAATCTTTATGGTCCACCTTCTTCAACTGGGAGCATGACATCAGCCTCATCAACAAATACTCCTAGGGCTGGAAGTTTTGACCTATTCTGGCTAGATCACAATAATCCATCTGAGTTGGAGGATGTAAAACAG ATGGCTGACCTTGCGGACATTGCTCGCTGTGTGGCAGGCACTGATCTTTCAGATGAAGGATCCAATGAATTTCTACTTGCTTGCATGGAAGATTTGCAGGATGTACTGCAACAGAGCAAGCTCAGAGCTCTTGTTGTAGATACGTTCGGTGGTCGAATAGAAAATCTTCTGCG AGAGAAATTTTTACTTGCTTGCAATCTGGTGGACCCAAAAAGTGATATTCAGCGTCCAGAAAGTGCCAAAATGCTGCTGGATAATGGATCTCAGAGTAGTACAATCTCTACACCTTCACATCCCTTGCATAAAGAACGAACaagtattgatgattttgaaatTATCAAGCCCATCAGTAGGGGAGCCTTTGGTAAAGTCTATCTGGCTCGAAAGCGAACAACTGGGGATTTGTTTGCAATTAAG GTGCTCAAGAAAATGGACATGTTGCGGAAGAATGATATTGACCGTATTTTGGCAGAGCGAAACATCTTGATAACTGTACGGAATCCTTTTGTG GTTCGGTTCTTCTATTCATTTACCAGTACGGACCATCTTTACTTGGTAATGGAATACCTAAATGGTGGAGATTTGTACTCTTTGCTTCAGAAAGTTGGTTGCCTTGAAGAAGATGTGGCTCGTATATATATTTCAGAATTG GTCCTTGCATTGGAATACCTTCATTCTCTGGGAATTGTGCATCGTGATCTGAAACCAGACAACATATTAATTGCACATGATGGGCATATCAAG CTTACAGATTTTGGGCTGTCAAAGATTGGTCTTATGAACAGTACAAGTGATTTATCAAGATGTGAGACAAAGGAAAATAATGTTTCGGGTGATCATGGTCAGAACAATCCAGATACTGTTGATAGATGTCAGCGATCAGCTGTTGGCACTCCAGACTACTTGGCACCTGAAATTCTTCTTGGAACACAACATG GTTATGCGGCAGACTGGTGGTCTGTTGGAATTATACTATTTGAACTCATTACAGGATTTCCACCGTTCACTGCTGAACTTCCAGAG ATAATCTTTGACAATATACTAAACAGGAGTATTCCTTGGCCTTCTGTTCCTATTGAGATGTCCCACGAAGCCCAAGACTTGATTGACAG GTTTCTTGACCATGACCCAGATCTGCGGCTTGGAGCAAAGGGAGCATCAGAG GTCAAAGCACATCCCTTTTTCAGGGGAGTTGACTGGGACAATCTAGCTTTACAAAAG GCTGCCTTTGTACCACAACCTGAAAGTATGGATGACACAAGCTATTTTGTCTCCCGGTATAATTCGATTGGACTACAGGATGATGGGGATTGTAGTGATACTGCTTCTGATGTTTCTGATTTGTGCTCAAATTCTGGGCTTGAG AAGATGGACGAATGTGGTGATCTTGCTGAGTTCGATTCTTCTCCTCTTGATCTTTCTTCGattaatttttccttcaag AATTTGTCGCAGCTGGCATCCATCAATCATGATGTGCTGTTACAGGGAGGAAAGGACTCGTCAAAGTGCTCTTCGCCAAGCAGAAATCCAGAAAAATAG
- the LOC113714421 gene encoding probable serine/threonine protein kinase IRE4 isoform X3 — protein sequence MAAEPSRNSLTETGIPTGLNRIKTRRVASSKDKERRSSTTEDSEKLNADSPGSLRPYVKQKFGALVKGRVRINSPREGLKTKRRARWFTSHLSKDSDQVADDVPQQLEVRTMMKHTTAKQSALEVTSNHKMHKGLKSFSHELGPKGGIPSVQPRARSFNDMKELLRSLHSRFDAAKEVVNTELDCFSKELMEILQDDSLSQEGHRMAEQLLILAQECTEMAASKFRTKCEEIVQDLTAKRQQCQAGLLKWLLTRMLFILTRCTRLLHFEKDAEPVDGKSLHKFQECLKSIPSIEVNWFVNQEMAGSESDYAINLKNDSKRNLQKRNHAYTLFRPSQHRFEAAVQQVDAMFPKDFTSIGQNLPSETSRVLPNVQEVDELGGRFSEKSTNRASINVSKEQENYMEDSNLVICRICEELVPITHLESHSYICAYADKCYLNSLDVNERLIRLAELLEQLVESRNLSIQATDESPEYSRMQLADSAVASEVYSPKVNEFRNRGMDGMFEDIHEMDTACIEDSQIASFINSKGYWGSKLNLYGPPSSTGSMTSASSTNTPRAGSFDLFWLDHNNPSELEDVKQMADLADIARCVAGTDLSDEGSNEFLLACMEDLQDVLQQSKLRALVVDTFGGRIENLLREKFLLACNLVDPKSDIQRPESAKMLLDNGSQSSTISTPSHPLHKERTSIDDFEIIKPISRGAFGKVYLARKRTTGDLFAIKVLKKMDMLRKNDIDRILAERNILITVRNPFVVRFFYSFTSTDHLYLVMEYLNGGDLYSLLQKVGCLEEDVARIYISELVLALEYLHSLGIVHRDLKPDNILIAHDGHIKLTDFGLSKIGLMNSTSDLSRCETKENNVSGDHGQNNPDTVDRCQRSAVGTPDYLAPEILLGTQHGYAADWWSVGIILFELITGFPPFTAELPEIIFDNILNRSIPWPSVPIEMSHEAQDLIDRFLDHDPDLRLGAKGASEVKAHPFFRGVDWDNLALQKAAFVPQPESMDDTSYFVSRYNSIGLQDDGDCSDTASDVSDLCSNSGLEKMDECGDLAEFDSSPLDLSSINFSFKNLSQLASINHDVLLQGGKDSSKCSSPSRNPEK from the exons ATGGCGGCAGAGCCGAGCCGGAACTCGTTGACGGAAACCGGAATTCCCACCGGCTTGAACCGGATTAAGACTCGGCGAGTGGCATCGTCGAAGGACAAGGAGAGGAGAAGCTCGACAACTGAAGATTCTGAGAAATTGAACGCTGACTCTCCTGGCTCCTTGCGGCCTTATGTCAAGCAGAAGTTCGGAGCTCTGGTTAAAGGACGTGTGAGAATCAACAGTCCTCGAGAAG GACTGAAAACCAAGAGAAGAGCTAGGTGGTTTACTTCACATCTCTCTAAGGATTCTGATCAAGTGGCAGATGATGTGCCCCAACAGCTGGAG GTACGCACAATGATGAAGCATACAACTGCAAAACAATCTGCATTAGAAGTCACAAGCAACCATAAAATGCACAAAGGTCTGAAAAGTTTTTCACACGAATTAGGTCCAAAAGGTGGCATCCCATCTGTGCAGCCTCGTGCTCGAAGTTTCAATGATATGAAG GAGCTGCTCAGATCATTGCATTCAAGGTTCGATGCTGCCAAAGAAGTGGTCAACACAGAGCTTGACTGTTTCTCAAAGGAGTTAATGGAGATACTGCAGGATGATTCCTTGTCGCAGGAAGGTCATAGAATGGCAGAGCAACTTCTCATTCTTGCCCAAGAATGCACTGAAATGGCCGCCTCCAAGTTTCGAACCAAATGTGAAGAGATTGTCCAAGATTTGACTGCAAAGAGGCAGCAATGTCAAGCAGGATTGTTGAAATGGTTGTTGACACGCATGCTTTTCATATTGACAAGGTGCACAAGATTGTTGCATTTTGAGAAGGATGCTGAGCCAGTTGATGGAAAATCTCTCCACAAGTTCCAAGAATGTTTGAAAAGCATTCCTTCTATTGAAGTAAATTGGTTTGTCAATCAAGAGATGGCTGGTTCTGAGTCAGATTATGCTATAAACCTTAAGAATGATTCTAAAAGAAACCTTCAGAAGAGAAATCATGCGTATACTCTCTTTCGACCTTCCCAGCACAGGTTTGAAGCAGCTGTTCAACAGGTTGATGCAATGTTTCCAAAAGATTTCACGAGCATTGGACAAAATTTACCTTCTGAGACCTCCCGTGTCCTTCCCAATGTCCAAGAAGTGGATGAATTGGGTGGCAGATTTAGTGAAAAATCAACTAACAGAGCTAGCATTAACGTGTCTAAGGAGCAGGAAAATTATATGGAGGATTCTAATCTAGTAATATGCAGGATATGTGAGGAACTCGTTCCTATTACTCATCTGGAGTCTCATTCATATATATGTGCCTATGCAGACAAATGTTATCTGAATTCTTTAGATGTAAATGAGCGTCTTATAAGACTTGCAGAGCTACTGGAACAGCTAGTAGAGTCTCGTAATCTCAGCATTCAAGCTACAGATGAGAGCCCTGAATATTCAAGGATGCAATTAGCAGATTCTGCAGTAGCATCTGAAGTTTATTCGCCTAAGGTAAATGAATTCCGGAATAGGGGGATGGATGGGATGTTTGAGGATATTCATGAGATGGACACTGCCTGTATAGAAGATTCCCAAATCGCAAGTTTTATTAACTCCAAAGGCTACTGGGGCAGCAAGCTCAATCTTTATGGTCCACCTTCTTCAACTGGGAGCATGACATCAGCCTCATCAACAAATACTCCTAGGGCTGGAAGTTTTGACCTATTCTGGCTAGATCACAATAATCCATCTGAGTTGGAGGATGTAAAACAG ATGGCTGACCTTGCGGACATTGCTCGCTGTGTGGCAGGCACTGATCTTTCAGATGAAGGATCCAATGAATTTCTACTTGCTTGCATGGAAGATTTGCAGGATGTACTGCAACAGAGCAAGCTCAGAGCTCTTGTTGTAGATACGTTCGGTGGTCGAATAGAAAATCTTCTGCG AGAGAAATTTTTACTTGCTTGCAATCTGGTGGACCCAAAAAGTGATATTCAGCGTCCAGAAAGTGCCAAAATGCTGCTGGATAATGGATCTCAGAGTAGTACAATCTCTACACCTTCACATCCCTTGCATAAAGAACGAACaagtattgatgattttgaaatTATCAAGCCCATCAGTAGGGGAGCCTTTGGTAAAGTCTATCTGGCTCGAAAGCGAACAACTGGGGATTTGTTTGCAATTAAG GTGCTCAAGAAAATGGACATGTTGCGGAAGAATGATATTGACCGTATTTTGGCAGAGCGAAACATCTTGATAACTGTACGGAATCCTTTTGTG GTTCGGTTCTTCTATTCATTTACCAGTACGGACCATCTTTACTTGGTAATGGAATACCTAAATGGTGGAGATTTGTACTCTTTGCTTCAGAAAGTTGGTTGCCTTGAAGAAGATGTGGCTCGTATATATATTTCAGAATTG GTCCTTGCATTGGAATACCTTCATTCTCTGGGAATTGTGCATCGTGATCTGAAACCAGACAACATATTAATTGCACATGATGGGCATATCAAG CTTACAGATTTTGGGCTGTCAAAGATTGGTCTTATGAACAGTACAAGTGATTTATCAAGATGTGAGACAAAGGAAAATAATGTTTCGGGTGATCATGGTCAGAACAATCCAGATACTGTTGATAGATGTCAGCGATCAGCTGTTGGCACTCCAGACTACTTGGCACCTGAAATTCTTCTTGGAACACAACATG GTTATGCGGCAGACTGGTGGTCTGTTGGAATTATACTATTTGAACTCATTACAGGATTTCCACCGTTCACTGCTGAACTTCCAGAG ATAATCTTTGACAATATACTAAACAGGAGTATTCCTTGGCCTTCTGTTCCTATTGAGATGTCCCACGAAGCCCAAGACTTGATTGACAG GTTTCTTGACCATGACCCAGATCTGCGGCTTGGAGCAAAGGGAGCATCAGAG GTCAAAGCACATCCCTTTTTCAGGGGAGTTGACTGGGACAATCTAGCTTTACAAAAG GCTGCCTTTGTACCACAACCTGAAAGTATGGATGACACAAGCTATTTTGTCTCCCGGTATAATTCGATTGGACTACAGGATGATGGGGATTGTAGTGATACTGCTTCTGATGTTTCTGATTTGTGCTCAAATTCTGGGCTTGAG AAGATGGACGAATGTGGTGATCTTGCTGAGTTCGATTCTTCTCCTCTTGATCTTTCTTCGattaatttttccttcaag AATTTGTCGCAGCTGGCATCCATCAATCATGATGTGCTGTTACAGGGAGGAAAGGACTCGTCAAAGTGCTCTTCGCCAAGCAGAAATCCAGAAAAATAG
- the LOC113714421 gene encoding probable serine/threonine protein kinase IRE4 isoform X2, whose protein sequence is MAAEPSRNSLTETGIPTGLNRIKTRRVASSKDKERRSSTTEDSEKLNADSPGSLRPYVKQKFGALVKGRVRINSPREGLKTKRRARWFTSHLSKDSDQVADDVPQQLECNDSQTGQVRTMMKHTTAKQSALEVTSNHKMHKGLKSFSHELGPKGGIPSVQPRARSFNDMKELLRSLHSRFDAAKEVVNTELDCFSKELMEILQDDSLSQEGHRMAEQLLILAQECTEMAASKFRTKCEEIVQDLTAKRQQCQAGLLKWLLTRMLFILTRCTRLLHFEKDAEPVDGKSLHKFQECLKSIPSIEVNWFVNQEMAGSESDYAINLKNDSKRNLQKRNHAYTLFRPSQHRFEAAVQQVDAMFPKDFTSIGQNLPSETSRVLPNVQEVDELGGRFSEKSTNRASINVSKEQENYMEDSNLVICRICEELVPITHLESHSYICAYADKCYLNSLDVNERLIRLAELLEQLVESRNLSIQATDESPEYSRMQLADSAVASEVYSPKVNEFRNRGMDGMFEDIHEMDTACIEDSQIASFINSKGYWGSKLNLYGPPSSTGSMTSASSTNTPRAGSFDLFWLDHNNPSELEDVKQMADLADIARCVAGTDLSDEGSNEFLLACMEDLQDVLQQSKLRALVVDTFGGRIENLLREKFLLACNLVDPKSDIQRPESAKMLLDNGSQSSTISTPSHPLHKERTSIDDFEIIKPISRGAFGKVYLARKRTTGDLFAIKVLKKMDMLRKNDIDRILAERNILITVRNPFVVRFFYSFTSTDHLYLVMEYLNGGDLYSLLQKVGCLEEDVARIYISELVLALEYLHSLGIVHRDLKPDNILIAHDGHIKLTDFGLSKIGLMNSTSDLSRCETKENNVSGDHGQNNPDTVDRCQRSAVGTPDYLAPEILLGTQHGYAADWWSVGIILFELITGFPPFTAELPEIIFDNILNRSIPWPSVPIEMSHEAQDLIDRFLDHDPDLRLGAKGASEVKAHPFFRGVDWDNLALQKAAFVPQPESMDDTSYFVSRYNSIGLQDDGDCSDTASDVSDLCSNSGLEMDECGDLAEFDSSPLDLSSINFSFKNLSQLASINHDVLLQGGKDSSKCSSPSRNPEK, encoded by the exons ATGGCGGCAGAGCCGAGCCGGAACTCGTTGACGGAAACCGGAATTCCCACCGGCTTGAACCGGATTAAGACTCGGCGAGTGGCATCGTCGAAGGACAAGGAGAGGAGAAGCTCGACAACTGAAGATTCTGAGAAATTGAACGCTGACTCTCCTGGCTCCTTGCGGCCTTATGTCAAGCAGAAGTTCGGAGCTCTGGTTAAAGGACGTGTGAGAATCAACAGTCCTCGAGAAG GACTGAAAACCAAGAGAAGAGCTAGGTGGTTTACTTCACATCTCTCTAAGGATTCTGATCAAGTGGCAGATGATGTGCCCCAACAGCTGGAG TGTAATGATTCTCAAACTGGACAGGTACGCACAATGATGAAGCATACAACTGCAAAACAATCTGCATTAGAAGTCACAAGCAACCATAAAATGCACAAAGGTCTGAAAAGTTTTTCACACGAATTAGGTCCAAAAGGTGGCATCCCATCTGTGCAGCCTCGTGCTCGAAGTTTCAATGATATGAAG GAGCTGCTCAGATCATTGCATTCAAGGTTCGATGCTGCCAAAGAAGTGGTCAACACAGAGCTTGACTGTTTCTCAAAGGAGTTAATGGAGATACTGCAGGATGATTCCTTGTCGCAGGAAGGTCATAGAATGGCAGAGCAACTTCTCATTCTTGCCCAAGAATGCACTGAAATGGCCGCCTCCAAGTTTCGAACCAAATGTGAAGAGATTGTCCAAGATTTGACTGCAAAGAGGCAGCAATGTCAAGCAGGATTGTTGAAATGGTTGTTGACACGCATGCTTTTCATATTGACAAGGTGCACAAGATTGTTGCATTTTGAGAAGGATGCTGAGCCAGTTGATGGAAAATCTCTCCACAAGTTCCAAGAATGTTTGAAAAGCATTCCTTCTATTGAAGTAAATTGGTTTGTCAATCAAGAGATGGCTGGTTCTGAGTCAGATTATGCTATAAACCTTAAGAATGATTCTAAAAGAAACCTTCAGAAGAGAAATCATGCGTATACTCTCTTTCGACCTTCCCAGCACAGGTTTGAAGCAGCTGTTCAACAGGTTGATGCAATGTTTCCAAAAGATTTCACGAGCATTGGACAAAATTTACCTTCTGAGACCTCCCGTGTCCTTCCCAATGTCCAAGAAGTGGATGAATTGGGTGGCAGATTTAGTGAAAAATCAACTAACAGAGCTAGCATTAACGTGTCTAAGGAGCAGGAAAATTATATGGAGGATTCTAATCTAGTAATATGCAGGATATGTGAGGAACTCGTTCCTATTACTCATCTGGAGTCTCATTCATATATATGTGCCTATGCAGACAAATGTTATCTGAATTCTTTAGATGTAAATGAGCGTCTTATAAGACTTGCAGAGCTACTGGAACAGCTAGTAGAGTCTCGTAATCTCAGCATTCAAGCTACAGATGAGAGCCCTGAATATTCAAGGATGCAATTAGCAGATTCTGCAGTAGCATCTGAAGTTTATTCGCCTAAGGTAAATGAATTCCGGAATAGGGGGATGGATGGGATGTTTGAGGATATTCATGAGATGGACACTGCCTGTATAGAAGATTCCCAAATCGCAAGTTTTATTAACTCCAAAGGCTACTGGGGCAGCAAGCTCAATCTTTATGGTCCACCTTCTTCAACTGGGAGCATGACATCAGCCTCATCAACAAATACTCCTAGGGCTGGAAGTTTTGACCTATTCTGGCTAGATCACAATAATCCATCTGAGTTGGAGGATGTAAAACAG ATGGCTGACCTTGCGGACATTGCTCGCTGTGTGGCAGGCACTGATCTTTCAGATGAAGGATCCAATGAATTTCTACTTGCTTGCATGGAAGATTTGCAGGATGTACTGCAACAGAGCAAGCTCAGAGCTCTTGTTGTAGATACGTTCGGTGGTCGAATAGAAAATCTTCTGCG AGAGAAATTTTTACTTGCTTGCAATCTGGTGGACCCAAAAAGTGATATTCAGCGTCCAGAAAGTGCCAAAATGCTGCTGGATAATGGATCTCAGAGTAGTACAATCTCTACACCTTCACATCCCTTGCATAAAGAACGAACaagtattgatgattttgaaatTATCAAGCCCATCAGTAGGGGAGCCTTTGGTAAAGTCTATCTGGCTCGAAAGCGAACAACTGGGGATTTGTTTGCAATTAAG GTGCTCAAGAAAATGGACATGTTGCGGAAGAATGATATTGACCGTATTTTGGCAGAGCGAAACATCTTGATAACTGTACGGAATCCTTTTGTG GTTCGGTTCTTCTATTCATTTACCAGTACGGACCATCTTTACTTGGTAATGGAATACCTAAATGGTGGAGATTTGTACTCTTTGCTTCAGAAAGTTGGTTGCCTTGAAGAAGATGTGGCTCGTATATATATTTCAGAATTG GTCCTTGCATTGGAATACCTTCATTCTCTGGGAATTGTGCATCGTGATCTGAAACCAGACAACATATTAATTGCACATGATGGGCATATCAAG CTTACAGATTTTGGGCTGTCAAAGATTGGTCTTATGAACAGTACAAGTGATTTATCAAGATGTGAGACAAAGGAAAATAATGTTTCGGGTGATCATGGTCAGAACAATCCAGATACTGTTGATAGATGTCAGCGATCAGCTGTTGGCACTCCAGACTACTTGGCACCTGAAATTCTTCTTGGAACACAACATG GTTATGCGGCAGACTGGTGGTCTGTTGGAATTATACTATTTGAACTCATTACAGGATTTCCACCGTTCACTGCTGAACTTCCAGAG ATAATCTTTGACAATATACTAAACAGGAGTATTCCTTGGCCTTCTGTTCCTATTGAGATGTCCCACGAAGCCCAAGACTTGATTGACAG GTTTCTTGACCATGACCCAGATCTGCGGCTTGGAGCAAAGGGAGCATCAGAG GTCAAAGCACATCCCTTTTTCAGGGGAGTTGACTGGGACAATCTAGCTTTACAAAAG GCTGCCTTTGTACCACAACCTGAAAGTATGGATGACACAAGCTATTTTGTCTCCCGGTATAATTCGATTGGACTACAGGATGATGGGGATTGTAGTGATACTGCTTCTGATGTTTCTGATTTGTGCTCAAATTCTGGGCTTGAG ATGGACGAATGTGGTGATCTTGCTGAGTTCGATTCTTCTCCTCTTGATCTTTCTTCGattaatttttccttcaag AATTTGTCGCAGCTGGCATCCATCAATCATGATGTGCTGTTACAGGGAGGAAAGGACTCGTCAAAGTGCTCTTCGCCAAGCAGAAATCCAGAAAAATAG